Proteins from a single region of Gambusia affinis linkage group LG12, SWU_Gaff_1.0, whole genome shotgun sequence:
- the glula gene encoding glutamate-ammonia ligase (glutamine synthase) a translates to MATSASASLSKTIKQQYMELPQGDKVQAMYIWVDGTGEGLRCKTRTLDFEPKSIEDLPEWNFDGSSTYQAEGSNSDMYLIPAAMFRDPFRKDPNKLILCEVQKYNRKPAETNLRITCNKVMEMVRDQHPWFGMEQEYTILGTDGHPFGWPSNGFPGPQGPYYCGVGADKAYGRDIVEAHYRACLYAGVNICGTNAEVMPAQWEFQVGPCEGIDMGDHLWVARFILHRVCEDFGVVASFDPKPIPGNWNGAGCHTNFSTKEMREDGGLKAIEESIEKLGKRHEYHIRAYDPKGGLDNARRLTGHHETSNIHEFSAGVANRGASIRIPRSVGQEKRGYFEDRRPSANCDPYGVTEALIRTCLLNEEGEEPTDY, encoded by the exons ATGGCCACGTCCGCCAGCGCCAGCTTGAGCAAAACTATCAAGCAGCAGTACATGGAGCTCCCCCAGGGGGATAAAGTCCAGGCCATGTACATTTGGGTTGATGGAACAGGAGAGGGGCTCCGGTGCAAAACAAGAACTCTTGATTTTGAGCCCAAAAGTATTGAAG ATCTCCCTGAGTGGAACTTTGATGGCTCCAGTACCTACCAGGCAGAAGGCTCCAACAGCGACATGTATCTGATTCCTGCTGCCATGTTTCGCGATCCATTCCGCAAAGATCCCAACAAGCTGATCCTGTGTGAAGTCCAGAAGTACAACCGCAAACCTGCTG AAACCAACCTTCGCATCACTTGTAATAAGGTGATGGAGATGGTGAGAGACCAGCATCCCTGGTTCGGTATGGAGCAGGAGTACACCATACTGGGCACAGATGGACATCCCTTCGGCTGGCCGTCCAACGGTTTTCCTGGACCACAAG gTCCATATTACTGTGGAGTTGGAGCTGACAAAGCCTATGGCAGAGATATTGTAGAGGCTCATTACAGAGCATGTTTGTATGCTGGAGTCAACATCTGTGGAACAAATGCAGAAGTGATGCCTGCCCAG TGGGAGTTTCAGGTTGGACCATGTGAGGGGATTGACATGGGTGATCATCTGTGGGTGGCGCGCTTCATCTTGCACCGTGTCTGCGAAGATTTTGGTGTTGTGGCCTCATTCGACCCCAAGCCCATCCCAGGAAACTGGAACGGCGCAGGTTGCCATACAAACTTCAGCACAAAAGAAATGAGGGAAGACGGTGGACTAAA AGCTATTGAAGAGTCCATTGAGAAGCTCGGAAAGCGCCACGAGTACCACATACGTGCCTATGATCCTAAAGGGGGCCTTGACAATGCCCGCCGCCTCACTGGCCACCACGAAACATCAAACATTCATGAATTCTCCGCAGGCGTGGCCAACCGTGGCGCCAGCATTCGCATTCCCCGCAGCGTCGGCCAGGAGAAGAGGGGCTACTTTGAAGACCGACGCCCGTCAGCCAACTGCGATCCATACGGTGTGACCGAAGCTCTGATCCGCACTTGTCTGCTGAATGAAGAGGGCGAGGAACCGACGGATTACTAA